A region of the Rickettsiales bacterium Ac37b genome:
AAAAATTAATTCAGGTGAGTACTTTAATTTTACTTTACTAGTCAGCATTTTACGCAAAACAGGTGTTAATTTAGTTAAAGACTGAATTACTAATTCATGATTTACTTTATAGGAAAATAATGGCACAATATATACAATTGCTACTCGTAAATCTGAATTTACCCTTACCTCTGATACAGTAACTGATACATCTACTAATGCTAAATCTAAGAGCTTACCTTTATTCAAAATTTCTGCCAAAGTACGTTTTATTAATTCAGCCACTTTAAACTGTCTATTACTCGGTAAATTTGATCCATTCATAATATAAAAACATTAAAATTTATCACTACAAAACCCAATTATACTAAAAAGTCTGCTGCTCTTCAATAACTTCAAAAGCTTCTATTATATCTTTTTCTTGAATATCATCATAGTTCTCAAGTACTATCCCACATTCAAATCCTTCTCTAACTTCACGCGCATCTTCCTTAAATCTACGTAATCCTTTAATCTTACCCGTATGTATTACTACATTATCACGTAATAGCCTAATTTTACAGTTTCTTCTTACAATACCATTTGTTACAAAACATCCAGCAATTTTATTAAATTTACCAACGTTAAAGACTTGCCTTATTTCAACTGTGCCAAGGATTTGTTCACGTATAATAGGTGATAACATACCTCCAATAATAGACTTCATTTCATCAATTAAGTCATAAATGACTGAATAATATCTTAATTCAATTCTTTCCTGGTCTGCTAGTAACCTAGCTGGACTATTTGCTCTTACATTAAAACCCAGAATTATAGCATTACTTGCTTTAGCAAGTACTATATCCGATTCTGTAATACCCCCAGCTGCCGAATGTAATATTTTAACTATAATCTCATTATTAGACATTTTTAGTAAATTATTTACTATTGCTTCTACAGACCCTTGTACATCTGCTCTTACAATAACAGATAACTCTTTTGTTTGAGATAATGATTCGTGATTGGAAAATAATTCTTCTAAGCTCAACTTATGTACGCGAGCAGTCCGTATCTCTCTAACACGTTTACTTCTGTAATCACTAATTTCTCTAGCTTGTTTTTCTGTAGGAACAACTGAAAAAAGATCACCTGCCTCTGGCGCTTCATTGAGGCCAATAATTTCAACAGGCATAGAAGGTATAGCATCTTTAACTTGTATACCCTTATCATTATGCATTGCTCTTACCTTACCAAAACTTACACCAGCAACTATAATATCCCCTATTTTTAAAGTACCTTTTTGTACCAATAAAGTTGTTACAACTCCTCTACCCTTGTCTACTTTAGCTTCAATTACAGTCCCAACTGCCATCCTATTAGGATTGGCCTTTAAATCTAAAAAATCTGCTTGCAATAAAATTGCTTCTTCTAATTTATCAATATTCTTTTTTGTCTTAGCTGATACCTCTACAATTATGATATCTCCACCTAATTCTTCTGGTACTAATTCATAATTTAATAATTCATTACGTATATTCTGAGAATTAACACCTGGTAAGTCAATTTTATTAACTGCAACAATAATAGGTAATTTAGCTGCTTTAGCATGATTAATAGCTTCTGCTGTTTGCGCCATAATACCATCATTAGCAGCCACTACCAATACTACTATATCTGTTACTTTTGCCCCTCGTGCACGCATAGCTGTAAACGCTTCATGTCCAGGAGTATCTAAAAAGGTTATGGATTTACCATTCATCAATTCAACCCTATATGCGCCTATATGCTGCGTTATACCTCCTGCTTCCCCAGCTACCACGTCTGTTGAACGTAATGCATCGAGTAAAGTAGTTTTACCATGATCAACATGTCCCATTACAGTAACCACTGGCGGCCGTAATACCATCAGCTCTTCAGGATCCTGCTCACCAAATAGTATATTTTCTACATCTGATTCCGTTACTCTTTTTACTTTATGCCCTAATTCATGAATAATTAATTCAGCCGTATCAGCATCTATAACCTGATTAATAGTTGCCATAACACCAAGCTTCATAAGCTGTTTTAACACTTCTGAAGCCTTTTCAGCCATACGATTCGCTAATTCCTGTATACTAATTACTTCTGGTAATATAACTTCTCTAGCAATTTTTTCTGTTTCTTTGTTTCTAAGGTCAAATCTTTTAGCTTTTTCTCTTGCTCTTTTAATAGATGCAATACTTCTAGATCTTACTGGTTCTTCATCTTCTGGAATATCATTATTAGCTATAGATACTTTACCATATACACGCCTATCTTCAGTCCATTTTCTAGTAACCTCAGATTTAATAACCTTTTTTGTAGATACAGAATGTTTAGAGGCTTTTTTACTAGAATCATAATCATCTTCATCTTCTTCCTCTCGAACTACAGCTTTAGTAATAGAGGGTTTTACAGCATCAGTAGAAGGTTGATCTTGAACTACTTTATTTGGTATATCTATGATAGGAATACCTATTGGATCTTTTACCTCTTCATTGGATAATTCTATAGAATGGTTTTTTGTTTCAGTAACTTCAGGTTCTTTCCCCAATTCCTCGCTAGGATTATCAAGCAAGGAAGGCTTTTCACTAACTTTTAATAAAGATTTAAAAACATATTTCTTATCAGCATGCTCAAGTGCACGTATTCTTGCAGATTTTTCATGATCCGTAAGAGAAGAAATATTATCATCTTCCTGTTGTAGTACATCATTTTTTATAACAGAAGAAGGAACTTCAACTACCCCATCATTACTACGTTCTTTAACACTACGGTTTTTCTTAACTTCAACTGTAACAGTTTTTGAACGGCCATGAGCAATATTCTGTTTTATTTGAGCACCATCACCCTTTGACAATTGTAACTTACCTGCAGTACTAATAGTCAGCTTTGATGTTTTATTCTTATCTTTATTGTGTGTATCTTCCATATTACTCTACAAAAATGCTATAAATTTACCTTATGCCTAGCTTGCATTATTATCTCATCTATTTCCTCTGCACTTAAATCATCTGTTCCAACTATTTCTTTAAATTCTTGACGAGATAAATCCGCTATATCCTGTACATTTTTTATACCCTGTTTAGCTAAAACTAACAATAACTTTATTGGTATATTTAACAACTTCTCTAATTTTATATCAGCGCCTAAACTTTTAACCTCTTCTATTACACTATTATTTTGCTGCTCAAGATAATTTTGAGCTCTATTTTTCAATTCTGTAGCGAGTACAGCATCAAAACCTTCTATATTTTGTAATTCCTCAAGTTCAGTATAAGCAATTTCTTCTATATTATAAAATCCTTCTGCTACAAGTAGCTGCGCTAATACTTCTTCTACATTTAACGCTTTCATAAATAATATTGATGCTGTATTAAATTCTTCAGAACGACGTTTTGATTCTTCATCCTCAGTTAATACATCTATACCCCAGCCCGTTAATTGCGAGGCTAACTTAACATTTTGTCCTCTTCTTCCAATAGCAAGGCTTAGTTGATCACTGGAAACAACTACCTCAATTCGCCTTTTATTTTCATCTATTACAACTTTACTAATTTCTGCTGGCGCAAGCGCATTTACTACAAATGTAGCAGGTTTAGCACTCCATTGTATAATATCAATTTTTTCATTTTGTAATTCGCTAATTACTGCTTGTACCCTCGCCCCTCTTACACCTACACATGATCCAACCGCATCTATAGTAGAGTCCGCAGAATAAACTGCAACCTTGGCACGAGACCCAGGCTCTCTTGCAACAGCCTTAATTTCTATTATATTATCATACACTTCCGGTACTTCTTGCGCAAAAAGTTTAGCAAGGAATTCATTACAAGTACGAGAAAGAATTATTTGAGGGCCTTTATTTTCCCTAGTCACACTTAAAATATATGCCCTTATACGATCTCCCTGACGGAAAGTTTCATGTGGCAACATACTTTCTCGCTTTAAAATAGCCTCAGCTCTTCCTAAATCAATGGTTACGTTCCCATATTCAACTCTTTTTACAACTCCGTTAATAATCTCACCCATTCTATCTTTGAAATCTTGATATTCACGCTCTCTTTCAGCATCTCGTACCTTCTGTACAATGACCTGTTTGGCAGTTTGGGCCGCAACCCTACCCAAATCAATTGGAGGTAATAAATCAAGTATTTCGCCTCCTACTTCCGCAGCACTATCTAATTCTTTAGCATCTTTATATGAAATTTCTTTTGCATAATCTTCTACATCTTTGACTATGGAAAGCTTTCTATATAATTTGATTTCACCTGTCTTACGATCAATTTCTGCTTGTATGTTGTGCTCATGACCATATTTTTTCCTACCAGCCACTTGTATAGACTGCTCCATAGCTTCAAATACTGATTCACGAGATATGCCTTTTTCTCTTGCTACCGCATCAATTATTTGTAATATTTCATTACCACCTATAGATAACACACTCATTGCAATTTTTTCCTCATTTATTACTGCACTATATTTATATTTTGTATCTTTTTTAATAATTTATCATTTAATACCAGCTTTGCTGCTATAATAAATGAAAAATCCACTTCAAACTCCTTATTATTCGATATGATCGTTATAACATTACCTTCTACATCTTTAATATTACCCTTACACTGTTTCATGTCATAAACTTTAGTAGAAAATGATAATTTTATGTCAAATCCTTGATATTTTTTAAAATCATCGATGTTCATTAATGGTCGATCAATACCCGGTGAACTTACCTCTAAATTATAATTCTCTATAATGATATCTTCCACATCAAGCAATGCCGAAAGCATATGACTTGCTTTTTCACAATCACTTACGGTAATCTCTTCATTATCTAAACGTTCTATCATCATTTGTAAAATTTTACTAGATTTTTTATTATTAGGACTAGGGCCTAATAATTTAACCCTAACCAATTTATACCCTAATCTTTTTAAAGATTCTTTAGTTAGTTCTTCAATTTTATATTCAAGTGGTGTTATATTATTAATTGTCATTATTAACTTAATAAAATCCATTAAAAAAGGCGGGAAAACCCACCTCCAAAAAGCATATACGAACTATTATCGGTGGATTATATAGTATAATTGAATGATTGCAAGCTGTTTTTATCTATATATATATAAAATTTTAAGTTAATATTTTTATAACATATATAAGTTGGTAAATCACGTTAAGTATGGATATATTTAAAGAGTTAAAGCTAAACATTAAAGAGATAATATCTCGTTTAGCAAAGAAACAGCATATTACTATAAATAATGAATTATTTAACAATCTAGTAATTAAATTATCACCAAAACAACAACATGGTGAAATATACACCAACGCAACACTTATTCTTGCTAAAATATTGAGTTATCCAATAAATGAAATTGGGCAATTATTAATTAATGAGCTCATACATATGCATTATATTGAGAAAGCTACTATGTCAAGCCCAGGATTTATTAACATAATTATCAAAAAATCTATCTGGGCACAAACACTTGATCATATCATTTCTAAAAAAATCCAGTTCGGAAATGCACATATTAACAAAAACACTATTCTGAAATGTACCACAACCTTTTCTACATATCCTCCATATATATCTCTTAGAGGAGTTGTGTTTATGAATGCTTTAGCTTCAATCTTAATTGAATGCGGATACAAAACTACAAAGCAATATTATATAACTTATACTAAAACATATATCCTAGCACTAATACATGCAGTTAAATACTACATATCCCTATTGGTAATAAATCAACCTATTACAAAAAATACACACAACATATTTTTGATAAAAATAGGGCAACAAATTATTGATGATTCTGGGGGTGATGTTTCCCCTCTTTCGGAGATAGATTTATTTCTTTATATCAAACACTATATTTTAAATAATATCCACAATAACGTTCTAGAACAATTGTACTCTCTAAATATACACTGTCCTATAAAATTATGCGAAATAGCAGAACCTTATACCAAGTCACATTCAGGTGATATACCAAATTTAGATAACATTCTAAAATATGTAAATAAAAAACATCATCATATACCTGATACTATTACTATTACGTGCAAAAATAATACTAATTGCTTACATACCCTATATGTCTCTAATCAAATTGTTTCCAATAACACAGAAAACAACATACATATTCCTCCCGATGATATGATTTTGATATTTCTAAGTCAGAAATATAACATGCCTTTATACATTAATTTTAATCAAATATTTGATAAATCTAGAAACAATGTAATATTTTATATAAAATATACATACAACTTGGTATGTTACATACTACATCATACTAAAAATTCCACTCCTCACTCCCATATCAACCTAAGTAAACTAGATATTTGTTATAGTCACTATTCCAAAGAAGAGATATGCCTAATACACTTACTATCTTTATGGCCACAATTACTAGAAGAAGTATCTATTTCCTATGATGTCCACAGAATAGTGCTTTATTTACAAAAACTCTCTATATATTTTTACAATATCCAATATAAAGATAATAATAAAAATTTGCCTTTTATTTACAATAATGATATCAATTTAACGGTTACTAAATTAGCCTTAATTAGAGCACTAAAAGTAATTATCGAGTCAGGCCTAAGTATAATAGGAATAAATGTAGTAGCAACCATATAAAAACTGTTAATTTTTAAAACATAAAATCAAATTGGGGAAATTATGCAACATCTAGATTCTGATAGTGAAAAAACATTAGATGAAAATTTAGATTTGGAAAATGTAGAAGAAAAAACTTCTTTATGGCGAATGTATTCTTCCACTTTATTACGCTTATTAGTAATTGCATTAATATTTGCTGCGTTAGCCTGGTATATGCTTGATAATATTTATAGCGGTAATGATAATGCTGACATACCTGTTATAAAGTCTGATTTTTCTCCTATAAAAATTAAGCCTGAGGATCCCGGAGGAATGGTGGTACCCAATATGGACAAAGATGTATATAACAATCTAGTCGAAGGTAATAATGAAAAAGCGCCAGAGCATGTTTTACCTATGCCAGAAGAACCTTTGAATCGTGATAACATTCTAGACAAGAAAGACCCTATGGCTCCAGAAGAAGTAAAATCTGAAGATAGTAAATCAACAGAAGAACCTATAAATCAAGATGGAGTTATTAAAGAAAATACTCCTAATATAACAAATAATACTTCCTCAGAAACAACTAATAGCAACTCTTCTCATACTTCTAATACCTCTAGTACTGCTACCACTAATACTGAAAATCCACTTCCACAGGAAAAGATAAGTAACCAAGACTTACAACAACCTCAAGAAAATAAGCATGTTGAAACTGATCACAGAAATATAGAATCAGCACAAACTACTGATATATCTCATAACGATGTATCTAATAATGTAGCTGAGCCTGATATCAAACCAATACCTGCCAATCAAAAAAATAACTTAATTCACAAAAATACACGTAAGATTGTAAATAATACTGGTTACAAAATTCAACTTGCTGCTTTTAGATCACAAAAAGAAGTAGAAATTGAGTGGAAAAAAATTAAAACACGTTATGAAAATATTCTAGGCAAAAATACCCATTCTGTAGAAAAAAAGGATTTAGGTGCAAAAGGAGTTTTTTATAGGTTGCAAGTTGGTCCATTAAGCAGTGAAGCAGAAGCACGTATGTTATGTCAAAAATTAAGTTCTTACAAACAAAATTGTTTTGTAGTTAAAAAATAGCTGATATTGTGATACCCGCACGTGCGGGTATTCTTTTTCTAATATTTTAAATAGCAGTTAGGATTGGTATTAGATATCGTTTCTCATCTAGGTTAAAGATTTTTGCTAATATTACCTAAAATATCTCTATAGATACTTTTCTAAATTCTTGTCACTTATATATCTTGATAGAAAGATTTTTTTAATTTTTAAAAAATTTTTTTCTTTTTAACTATAATTAGCGTTGAAAGTTAAGGAAATATTATTTATAAATAAAGTCCCTTATAAAAAATCAACATATATATATCAAAAATATTAACTTAATAACGCTTTATTAACATATTCAAAATATACTCTATAATGTAGTGTAGTAAATTAAGTTATATTTGGGACTAGGAGAGATAAACGAAGCCTACAAATTAATAGCTTTAAACAAGGTATATTCTATGAGACAGTTAACCGCTGTACAATATTATTTAAGAGCTAGAAATTTACATAAAATTGGTCAATATCAAGCAGCTCTTTATGACTATAATAAAGCAATTTCCTTAGAGCCTGAAAATCCAAAATATTACTCAAATAGAGCACATACTTATTCTAAATTATCACAATATAGCGAAGCAATTCAAGATTACAACCTTGCTATAAAATTAGACACTGATAATATCGAATACTATTATTACAGAGGACAGGCATATTATATACTAGCACAATATCAAGCTGCTTTAGAAGATATCAGCATAGTCATAGAAACATATCCAAGCAATAAATCTTATTTTATCAGAGGGAATTCATATTTATACTTGGGTAAACACCAAGAAGCTTTAAAGGATTACGATCAAGCTATAAAGCTTTTGCCATATGATGCAGAATGTTATGAGCACAGAGGATTTATTTATAGGCTTTTTAATCAGCACCAAGAAGCAATAAATAATTATACTAAAGCAATAGAGCTTGAACCTAGAGCTGCCAATTACTATGCAATAAGAGGTAGTATTTATAATGAGATGCAACAATATCAAGAAGCTTTAAGAGATTACAATAAAGCCATAAAGTTAGATCCACATGAAATATCATACTATAAAAGCAGAGGACAAATTTATTATATTTTGCAAAAGCATCAAGCAGCTATTGATGATTTTACTACGTTTTTAAATATGATTCCCGCAGCAAAAATATATAATTTTTAGAAGCCAAGAAGAGCTTCATTACTAAGAATCATAGCTCTAAAAGCTCCTATTCTGCACAAATATATTACCTCGATCAAGGAAAGAACTCAAATAAACCTAAAGATAATATTTTTTTGATGTCTTTATGTTATAAATATAGAGGGCAAAACTATTATCTATTAACTGAATATCAAAAGGCTATAGATGATTATACTAAATCAATCGAATTAAGCCCGGACTATGCATCATATTATTATCATAGAGGAGAAGCGCATTTGAAATTAGGTAAATACGAAGAAGCTATTATCGATTGTACTAAAGCAATCGCATT
Encoded here:
- a CDS encoding Ribosome-binding factor A encodes the protein MNGSNLPSNRQFKVAELIKRTLAEILNKGKLLDLALVDVSVTVSEVRVNSDLRVAIVYIVPLFSYKVNHELVIQSLTKLTPVLRKMLTSKVKLKYSPELIFKFDDSFNNAQKISTLIDNAKIDQ
- the infB gene encoding Translation initiation factor IF-2, with product MEDTHNKDKNKTSKLTISTAGKLQLSKGDGAQIKQNIAHGRSKTVTVEVKKNRSVKERSNDGVVEVPSSVIKNDVLQQEDDNISSLTDHEKSARIRALEHADKKYVFKSLLKVSEKPSLLDNPSEELGKEPEVTETKNHSIELSNEEVKDPIGIPIIDIPNKVVQDQPSTDAVKPSITKAVVREEEDEDDYDSSKKASKHSVSTKKVIKSEVTRKWTEDRRVYGKVSIANNDIPEDEEPVRSRSIASIKRAREKAKRFDLRNKETEKIAREVILPEVISIQELANRMAEKASEVLKQLMKLGVMATINQVIDADTAELIIHELGHKVKRVTESDVENILFGEQDPEELMVLRPPVVTVMGHVDHGKTTLLDALRSTDVVAGEAGGITQHIGAYRVELMNGKSITFLDTPGHEAFTAMRARGAKVTDIVVLVVAANDGIMAQTAEAINHAKAAKLPIIVAVNKIDLPGVNSQNIRNELLNYELVPEELGGDIIIVEVSAKTKKNIDKLEEAILLQADFLDLKANPNRMAVGTVIEAKVDKGRGVVTTLLVQKGTLKIGDIIVAGVSFGKVRAMHNDKGIQVKDAIPSMPVEIIGLNEAPEAGDLFSVVPTEKQAREISDYRSKRVREIRTARVHKLSLEELFSNHESLSQTKELSVIVRADVQGSVEAIVNNLLKMSNNEIIVKILHSAAGGITESDIVLAKASNAIILGFNVRANSPARLLADQERIELRYYSVIYDLIDEMKSIIGGMLSPIIREQILGTVEIRQVFNVGKFNKIAGCFVTNGIVRRNCKIRLLRDNVVIHTGKIKGLRRFKEDAREVREGFECGIVLENYDDIQEKDIIEAFEVIEEQQTF
- the nusA gene encoding N utilization substance protein A, whose translation is MSVLSIGGNEILQIIDAVAREKGISRESVFEAMEQSIQVAGRKKYGHEHNIQAEIDRKTGEIKLYRKLSIVKDVEDYAKEISYKDAKELDSAAEVGGEILDLLPPIDLGRVAAQTAKQVIVQKVRDAEREREYQDFKDRMGEIINGVVKRVEYGNVTIDLGRAEAILKRESMLPHETFRQGDRIRAYILSVTRENKGPQIILSRTCNEFLAKLFAQEVPEVYDNIIEIKAVAREPGSRAKVAVYSADSTIDAVGSCVGVRGARVQAVISELQNEKIDIIQWSAKPATFVVNALAPAEISKVVIDENKRRIEVVVSSDQLSLAIGRRGQNVKLASQLTGWGIDVLTEDEESKRRSEEFNTASILFMKALNVEEVLAQLLVAEGFYNIEEIAYTELEELQNIEGFDAVLATELKNRAQNYLEQQNNSVIEEVKSLGADIKLEKLLNIPIKLLLVLAKQGIKNVQDIADLSRQEFKEIVGTDDLSAEEIDEIIMQARHKVNL
- the rimP gene encoding Ribosome maturation factor RimP, encoding MDFIKLIMTINNITPLEYKIEELTKESLKRLGYKLVRVKLLGPSPNNKKSSKILQMMIERLDNEEITVSDCEKASHMLSALLDVEDIIIENYNLEVSSPGIDRPLMNIDDFKKYQGFDIKLSFSTKVYDMKQCKGNIKDVEGNVITIISNNKEFEVDFSFIIAAKLVLNDKLLKKIQNINIVQ
- a CDS encoding arginyl-tRNA synthetase, with the translated sequence MDIFKELKLNIKEIISRLAKKQHITINNELFNNLVIKLSPKQQHGEIYTNATLILAKILSYPINEIGQLLINELIHMHYIEKATMSSPGFINIIIKKSIWAQTLDHIISKKIQFGNAHINKNTILKCTTTFSTYPPYISLRGVVFMNALASILIECGYKTTKQYYITYTKTYILALIHAVKYYISLLVINQPITKNTHNIFLIKIGQQIIDDSGGDVSPLSEIDLFLYIKHYILNNIHNNVLEQLYSLNIHCPIKLCEIAEPYTKSHSGDIPNLDNILKYVNKKHHHIPDTITITCKNNTNCLHTLYVSNQIVSNNTENNIHIPPDDMILIFLSQKYNMPLYINFNQIFDKSRNNVIFYIKYTYNLVCYILHHTKNSTPHSHINLSKLDICYSHYSKEEICLIHLLSLWPQLLEEVSISYDVHRIVLYLQKLSIYFYNIQYKDNNKNLPFIYNNDINLTVTKLALIRALKVIIESGLSIIGINVVATI
- a CDS encoding Sporulation related domain protein, producing the protein MQHLDSDSEKTLDENLDLENVEEKTSLWRMYSSTLLRLLVIALIFAALAWYMLDNIYSGNDNADIPVIKSDFSPIKIKPEDPGGMVVPNMDKDVYNNLVEGNNEKAPEHVLPMPEEPLNRDNILDKKDPMAPEEVKSEDSKSTEEPINQDGVIKENTPNITNNTSSETTNSNSSHTSNTSSTATTNTENPLPQEKISNQDLQQPQENKHVETDHRNIESAQTTDISHNDVSNNVAEPDIKPIPANQKNNLIHKNTRKIVNNTGYKIQLAAFRSQKEVEIEWKKIKTRYENILGKNTHSVEKKDLGAKGVFYRLQVGPLSSEAEARMLCQKLSSYKQNCFVVKK
- a CDS encoding Tetratricopeptide repeat protein codes for the protein MRQLTAVQYYLRARNLHKIGQYQAALYDYNKAISLEPENPKYYSNRAHTYSKLSQYSEAIQDYNLAIKLDTDNIEYYYYRGQAYYILAQYQAALEDISIVIETYPSNKSYFIRGNSYLYLGKHQEALKDYDQAIKLLPYDAECYEHRGFIYRLFNQHQEAINNYTKAIELEPRAANYYAIRGSIYNEMQQYQEALRDYNKAIKLDPHEISYYKSRGQIYYILQKHQAAIDDFTTFLNMIPAAKIYNF